CTGGTATCTTGGTTTTGCGAAACTCCCTGTTTATCTTGTTCTTATTCCTTTTGCTCTCGCAGGTCTATTTGCAGTATGGAAAAAATTTTACAGCATTAATGAAATTAAAGGATTTGTTAAATGGGATATCATATTTTTCGGAGTTTTTCTTATCACTCTTGCTTTCAGGATCAAATTTGACAATCTTGCAATTACTCAGATCCCGGAACAATATATGAATGCTGCTTTTATTGGCAGTATAATGAATCAGCCAGTTGTAACACCTTTTGATCCGTGGTTTGCCGGTGAAGATCTCACGGTTTATTATTATCTGGGTCACTGGATGATGGGAATTTTAGGTATTCTCTCTGGCGGGATTCATACGGTTGCTTTTAATCTGGCTCTTCCGACTGTCTTTGGCCTTTTTGCTATTTCAGCTTATGCAATCGGAAATCTGGTCCTGAAGCGCCATCAATGGCTGCCTCTTTTGGTTATGATTATTCCGAATGCAGTTATGTTATGGTATATTTTTCAATTAGGCGATCTGGGAGTTGCTGGTGTTGCGTCAAATATAATTAATACTGCAAATGGTGTGAATCCCATTCCTCTTCTTAAAATCCTTGTAGGTGCTCCTCACGGTATGGTATTCAGCTGGTTTAACCAGATGTTTTTCTTATGCATGCTGACAGTAATGATTGTCAACTGGAAAAACCTGGAAAAAGAGGGGAGATATCTTTTGGTATTTCTTATGTCATTGTCACTTGGTACAATGCCCTGCATGCATACCTGGGACGTAATCATCTATGCTCCAGTTTATCTTTGTATAGGTTTTGCGGTCTGGTACAAATATGAAAACCATGATCTGAAGAAAATAATCCCGTTCGCCATAGTGCCTGTATTGTCTGTACTTGTATACCTTCCTTTCCTTCTGTCAATGATTTCTGTAAATAGTGCTGTCAGCGGTGTGGAAATATCAAATCCTACGGGTTTGATTGAGTTTTTAGGTTTATACCTTTTCATAATCGCTGTGATAATTATTCATGGAATGGATGTCCTGAAAAAATATCCCTGGTTAATCCTAATTCCTGTTCTATTTTGCTTATTTGGTTATCCTGTTGCAGGAATATTGCTTTTTTGTATACTCTTACTGGTCGGAAAACGCAATATACTACCTGAAACGGTTTTCGGGGTAGCAGGGCTTGGAATTTTATTTATCACAGAATTCCTGTACATAAATGACGGTATCCAGGGAGCTATTGCGACGCAATATAACACTTCTGTAAAATTCGGGGTAGTTGCCTGCATAATGCTTCTGCTTTCGGTATCAATCATAATTGGGAAATGGGTCGAAAATTATTGGACCTTTTTGGAAGAAAAGCATGTACTTGCAATAGTATCTGCTTTGTTTATTATTTTTATTCTATTTCCTGTTAATATCAGCGTTGGTGATACCTTTGGTTACCCCAACGGAGGCAGTCTTGACGGGAAAAACTGGATGGAGGAGTATAATCCTTCTGATTATGATGGTATATCCTATCTTTTGGAAAATGCGGAACCTTCAGATGTTG
Above is a window of Methanolacinia paynteri DNA encoding:
- a CDS encoding DUF2298 domain-containing protein, whose translation is MISLEAQIITVIIWLLVIKFCQIAIYPYLRPVFGNLSYGLAYPSGMLLLTLISWYLGFAKLPVYLVLIPFALAGLFAVWKKFYSINEIKGFVKWDIIFFGVFLITLAFRIKFDNLAITQIPEQYMNAAFIGSIMNQPVVTPFDPWFAGEDLTVYYYLGHWMMGILGILSGGIHTVAFNLALPTVFGLFAISAYAIGNLVLKRHQWLPLLVMIIPNAVMLWYIFQLGDLGVAGVASNIINTANGVNPIPLLKILVGAPHGMVFSWFNQMFFLCMLTVMIVNWKNLEKEGRYLLVFLMSLSLGTMPCMHTWDVIIYAPVYLCIGFAVWYKYENHDLKKIIPFAIVPVLSVLVYLPFLLSMISVNSAVSGVEISNPTGLIEFLGLYLFIIAVIIIHGMDVLKKYPWLILIPVLFCLFGYPVAGILLFCILLLVGKRNILPETVFGVAGLGILFITEFLYINDGIQGAIATQYNTSVKFGVVACIMLLLSVSIIIGKWVENYWTFLEEKHVLAIVSALFIIFILFPVNISVGDTFGYPNGGSLDGKNWMEEYNPSDYDGISYLLENAEPSDVVVEAAGGGDLYLGRVSVMTGLSTILGQINNEEHWRNGDVRIEEREDDIQSIYEDPSMTVDLMQKYNAVYLFVGQSELNKYNVSLPSSGLKEVFSEEGVSIYKIAS